ACGGAGGATACGGACATCATCACCAAGGATCAGGCAACGGTGGATACGGTCCAGGTGGCGGCCCCGAAAGATTTGGTCCCGGAAACTCATATCAACAAAACTTTGGCCCAAGCCAGTCCATTCCTAATGGTCAGAATGCCAGCAGGTTTTGGACCAAGTCAATCGATTCCTTATGGCTACGGGCCCGGACAGTCGGGACCTCAAGGCTATGGACCAGGCCAGTCTATTCCTTTTGGATATGGTCCCGGTCAGTTCGGTCCAGGTAACTCTGGCCCCGGGCAATTTGGTCCGGGCCAATCTGGACCAGGAAACTTTGGCCCAGGTAACTCTGGCCCAGGTGGATTTAGTCAGGGTAGCTTCCCCGGACAAGGTGGTCATGGAGGATACAAAGAACATGGTTACTGAATTAAACTGCTGATACTGTGataacattttaagtattaaattgaattttatcatactttttgttattatttatgattgatATTTCGTTATTAAGTACATAGTTAGGTCAAACGTCTATTTTTACGTCCATCGGCTTTTAGTCGCCTCACATGATAACGGGTCATTTTTACTGTTAAGTCAATTCTATTGCTTGAAAGCAGATTTATCCAATTATTTATCTACTTGAACTTTGTTCCTAATTTTAGTATTCTTGGCAGATTACGTTTAGAGGATCAGTCAAAACCATAGGCCCTGTTttactatgttttattttttactgtagaGAAGCTTGTTTATTCAACAATATTACATATCACAAAGAAAGTcttaaaaagatacaaaaaaagCATTAAATCAAACCAAATGACAGTTTATCTTTGTAACAACATTGTTAGCAATGTAATGCACGAACTAACAGTGTACTAGTATACAAAGTAACCAACGTAACTAGACCTCTGTCCTTCAGTTATGAGTTCAAACTGGTCGTACGAAACTAGAAGAATTTTCCAGAGCTCTTGTTACACTGGTTGTGTTTGTATTCGTTCTAGTATGCATTGCTCTGCTGACAATCCTGTTTGAAACACGTTTGCTCGTCGCTGGGGTGActaattcaaataaatagtttatacaCTACGTGCGCGGAAAAGCGAGTGGAGTGAAAAAGTAGAATAATCTTCGTTCCTGAAGCTTTTATACGGGAAATATTCTAGATTGTGTTGAGCTGCGTTGTGAGTTGGTCTAGGCTCTAGGGAATCTAGGGATACGGTTTCGATGGAAATTTCAAGCTTAGGTACTGTTAACATGAAAGTAgctctgtctgcctgtctgtctgttatgctTTTGTGGTTTATCTGCTCGACCGATTGAGATTTAGCTTGGTAAGGtgatatagtccaacaacttagtagagagtcttgtatgcaaggttcgcggctggtggatgtaatgtatacaaaaatgtgAATTTTGATCATGGGTTATTCCGCAGCTTTATGCCCGCCTTCCACTGCGAAAGGGTAATGAGTAGGAAAAAGCTGAGCGGAAAGGAGTAAATAGTTCTCACCATCCATTAAGAAAGAGTTTCAGTGAAAAATGGGTTTTGCCTTCCATTGCCGGCGAGTTTCGAGGAGTGAGCTAGGCGGGAAATGAGTGGAGTCAGATGAGCGAGTTGTTTGCCTTCCATTGTCAGCAGCCATGAGCGAAGAGGCGCAGAAAAAATATCTCAGTGCCGGGTAGTCCGCAGAGGAAGCAAGTCGCGCGATAAATTTTACGAAAATGATGTCCGACGATTCTAGTGAAGAGGACTacgtaaatacaataaataaatgcttgcTGCTCTACCATTATAACAAGAAAAAGAAGCGTAACAAACCAAGATTTTGGATGAGCAACCATATTAGAGAGAGACCTAACAAGGGTGAATTGTTGCGGATGTTCTACGATTTGCAAGAcgaatatttcaaaaattattttagagtCGATAGAAAACAGTTTGAAGAATTACTATCACTTATAAAAGAAGATATTACAAAACAAGACACAAACTTTAGAAAAGCTGTTTCACCAAGAGAAAAACTTGCGATCACTCTAGTCCGTTCAAAACTAGCGCGCAACACAATGACACAGCGGACCCATTTTAACTCGCTCAGTCCGCTTCGCTTACTCGTTCACGATGGAAGcatttctatgaaattttgcGTTGCGAGTCGAGCGGAGTCCGTTAGAAATCCGCTCAACTCTGTCACCACTTTTGTAACTCTTTTTACTCTTTTGCTCCGCTCCGTTCGCTCATTCACAGTGGAAGCACTTCTATGAAGATTGCCGTTGCGAGTTAAACGGAGTCCGTACGAAGCCCGCTCCGCTCGCAGTGGAAGGCGGGCATTATACTGCTGACGgtagcctgtttgatacagttcatttattttgcaaatacacAAATCATTACTTAAAATCAAGATAAAGTGTCATAGCCCTCAACCCATTTTCATCAACATGAGATGATCTACATCGATGCTGAAACTGAACTAGAAACGCCATAATTATTGAATGTTAAGATAATTATCAAAGCTAATTATGTTATGCCCAATCAACGCATTAATCTATTCGATTCCAGCGGAGAGCAATATAATTGCGTAATTGCACTAATGCTGGTCAAACAGACACACGTGTTATTTTAGACTCGCCGATCCGCGCAGCTCTGATCAgccgtttttttttcataatttgatcCTGTGTTTGAAATACTACTGTACATTGCAGTAACAACTGCGCTTCTTATTTAATTGCTGATCTACCGTGCGTACATTATCTATCCACAAATTTCAAACTTAATCGGTTGAGCCCTTCTTGTCAGATTACCAGACGTTTACTAGTCCCATATTCATCAAATCTTCCCACAACCTACTAACGAACAAGAACCTactaataagataaaaaatattttatgtactaacGAATATTGGATGTTATGAACGGTAGTTGGTAGTTATGTATATCGACCTATATCGATTTGTTTTTGCAGTAATGTAGAACTCCGGTAGCGTTttaattcattttcatttacataGGTATATCAATATGCGTTACTACctatatagtttaaaaaatatagtcgaATTAATCAGTAGTATTATGATTGGATGAGAAGAACAAAGAcacttttttacaaaacatataatTAGACATAACACAACCAGATTCATAGCAACATCAAATTCTACGCGAATATAAAGCGCTGAAATATCGCAGCTTGAACACTAAGTAGCAATTCGTTTCGCACAATTACCTAACTAGGAAGCGACGATGTGCGATATACAACGCTATGTTAACACTGCAATGTGGCCGTTTGGGCACATTTAGCACTTTTTGAAAATGCTGTTAGCTCTCCCCGTATTTTCCTTTCTACGGctagttttgtaaaatttatgaCGTCCGTACAATTTTATGTTAGGCTAGTGCAATTCTCTTTAATAATTCTAAAGGATGAATGAAAGTTTTTAGTGCCTaatcaaatattgaaatttcGTTCATTTTCAACATAATTTAGGTAGGTACAGGTAGtgcaattttcttaaaataatatgaaaacaatgtGATCCTGTAGGGTCTGATCAGAGTGATTAAAGGTGTATTATCTACCTACCTAATGGTTAATTGAGTGCAGTGGTTACTAGTTATTGCGGATTACAAGTTTCGTATTTTGTAGATGTTCGTAGCTGTTGTAGATCTTAAATTTTTTCTTAGGCATATTATTTTACCGACTTATGTTGTAATTTCGGGGTTTCAGTTGAGGAATAAGGTTACAAAAGTTACCtcacttaattaaattttgatgaaGCAATAATGAaaaatcttcatattttttaagaaccGGTATATTTGCATAATTACCGTTTTAAAAAACCGTAGGAGCAAAATTTTTTAGCTTGACTTAAATCTGTGATAAGTTTATATGAAAAgggaattaaaattttaaaatgttcgagTAATTAAAATGCAGAGTTTCTAAATAAAACACGTGattatacaacaaataaatatattttccattaaGTTCCatgtataaattttaaaattacctttttaaataacattcatGACAACAATATCtcaataagtttattttacagTATCCTGGAAGTTGAAACTTTAAATCACAATTTTTctatataatgtatgtaatagTTAAGTTACATTCTCCCCGatctatataataaataatcaaatttattatgtataatatggtatacaatattttcataatttggtataagtaggtacttttgactacataattagttttttttttactaatttatttacataaagatGGTCGGTGCGGCGAGttactttgttatattaaaaaagttacttaattttaaagaaagtaGTTCACATTGTTAAACACTATACTAAACAAACATCGAATATGGTCCACATGAAATTTTAACTTACTATAAAGCATTTACAACACCATAACTACATAcctacgtaataaataaattgtttaaattgtacaaaaaacaaCAGAAAAATGCTCGAAATGATAGGAAATACATTTGTATCTTTCATACCTGTTTCACTTATTAAGTAGTTTAGTTCACAGCGGCTGTGTAAAGATTGTCCatcaattttcttttatcaGATCTTCTTGGTTGCATCATTACTATCAATGCcttatgtttgttttgtcagACATTGTGGTTTTGCTTAATATTTCGCAAAAAAAACTAACGGTTAGTTTAGTTTCTTTGTTGACATTGAAAACAAGCAATGTCAGTTAAAGCATgagaaacttttaattaaaaactagaTAAGTTGCagaatagtaaaattacaaCTGAgcataaaaatctttgaaaaacaaaaatgtatttcccATCTTCTCAGcattattacaaaatagaacattaaactaataaaacacTCAATAATGTCTTTTAAAAACGTTGTACAGTCGCCAACACAGTTGATATCGTCTATCAAAATGTTCATTGTAAATAGCAcaaacgtggaaaattttgcGAAGCGCGTCCATTGTACCTAATCACTACTGTAATGAGAAAAACTACACATTACTTTaaactttatacaattttatctgGTAGATAAATACCAGATTATGAAGAAAGGTACCGTGGCTCCCTCATTACAGCAGTTCCTAAGTACGACATTACAAAAGCTGTTTTGACGATTGTAAATATATTAcggtagctcaattctctactactatcgactaccgacaaccgacctgtcatcgaaaaaaattgtatgaaaatctgatcagcgcctctgacggatgtcgtaggaaatattttgacagtacattctaaatgtcaaaatttcgatagctagccggttgtcggtagtcgatagtggtagagaatagagGTACGGATACAAAATTCTATTCACCGTGTCATCTATTGACATTATCTCTTACTAATTTTAGCTGCTAGGATCATTGAAAAGCGTATACTTGTTCAAAAAATTGCACTATCAAAACGTCGTAGTCAAACTGTCGGGGGACAATATACAgtagtttatatattagtaaatattaggATTGGCTCAAGGTTGTGCGTTATAttcgataaattaattatacgttTTGCGTAAATATATCTTGTAGACGAactattaactaaatatttatattacatccTCCATATCAAAAggcttaagaaaatattataatagccgtgcttataaaaataagaacatttaaaagcaaatttagattttttgctACACTTTCCATATTGGAAATTATATTGAACTCTGCGAATTTCAAGCGACGATATACGAACAtcgttttgaaaaatatttcaaaggttTACTTTAATagacatataatatttaaaatattaaatattttaatagataaataatggaAGGACAACAATAACATGAGCTATTAATTACTTATACGaccactaaaataaatatatggaaGTATCTTATGCACCTAAACATCAAACGTGGACTCACAgtccataaaatataaattcaaaattagtttaattcaattttataatattatcttatataTTACAGTATATGAAAGTAGGttggtacaaaatataaaacatcaaccacgtaaaacaaaataatattgaaatatacacGAAATATTATTGGTGTATAAACTGTAATATTACAGCAAAACAATTCTCACTTAGCagaattatgtattttacaagaaacaatatataattatttaatatatgtatagagcaaaacacatatttataatatggaACAATTGgcacattttaaatacaaaactaacaTAGTACGATAtagcaaatatttaatattggcGTATCACCGCACTTCAGATTACAAGCTACAATAATCCATAATAGTAATCATATTATATAGGTTCGTGTAATATAATGACATAAAATAGTTAACACATTGGAATAAACCAGACGAACATTGAATAACATCGACATATACaacaccaaaatattttaactaaacgtATCgagaatacaaaatattataatatattgaaacacttttttacataacaatacCTGCATCAGTCTAACTGCGGGAGTCGACGCTGTGCCCAGTGACGTCATCACAAGGATGTCAATTCAGCTCGTTTTAAAAGCACATAAATTacctaaagtaatatttttaaataactataatactAGCTAGAACATCGCTTGTTACATGCGCGATGTGTAGCGTGTCGCCCGCGCTCACCTCGCCCGTGCTCCTACTTACTCTGTATAATATGTACCTTAAGTTAATGTAAGATGCGGGGAGGTCGTGCACAAGCGTGCCTGCACCGacagatttaaaaaatgtcaatAATGGTAATGGAGTGACATTAATGGATAGGAGCGCGTCAGGGCGGGCGACACGATAACGTGTAATTAGCTAAACGATGACCCTGTGTCAGTCGTGGACTGCGACCGAGGCGCTCGCGGCGTCCCTCGGGAACAATTTCTATCTACGAGATTTAGAATCTACGCTCTACGCACGTAGTCGACTTAGGCACTGCCTACCTAACGATACCGAAAAAGACGGCGCTAAACTACTCACCTAGCCgaagtaattaaatatgatCCATTTAGAAATTTTGGCAGTTACGGTCCGGCGACCGTCGAAGACTAAAAGGAGCTAACGTACAGGGGAAGGGGAGCGGCGCCGGGAGCGGGGAGGCGCGGGGGAGGGCGCGGCCAGCGGCGCAGCGCGCGCAGGGCGCGGTACGGGGACGCCGCccgccggcgccggcgccgcgccaCGCGGGAAGGCACGAGGGGGggcggggcggcgcggcgccggcTGCGGCGCTGCAGGCCGGCCGGCGCCGCCGCGCGCAGTCAGAGCGGGAAGCAGCGCGACGAGCGCCGCGGCTCGgacgcgccgcgccgccgccgcgtgGCCGCCGAGCCGCGCACGCTCGCCGCGTCTCCCTCGCTGCAGCTGCCGCGCGGGCCCCCGCCCCACAGTCTCTCCGGTTCGATCGGTTCCAACTTGTGCATCGAGGGCCTACTCGACAGCCGCGCGCTGCCGCCCGCCGGCGTGGACGCGGCGCGCTCGGACATCTCGTCGTCGAGCTCTATGCGACCGAGTCTGAGCGCCAGCGCGTATTCTGCTCTCTCGATGACGCTGGCCGGCTCCTCCTCGACGACGGTGGTGTCCGCTAAAGTAGTGTCGGCGACGGTGGAGTCGGCGGCGGCCGAGTCGGCTCGGGGCGGGGAGTCCCCGGGCACGGTGAGAGAGTGTTGCGTGCCACTCGAAGATGGAGATAAGTCGGCGGCGCGACGCTCAGGCGTAGTGAACACCGAGTCGGAAGCCCAACTTCGCGATTCTGAATTTTGCCGTATCGTGTCGTCCACGCTTCGCTGAGAGGTGCGTCTACTGTTCCGTGGACTCTCGTCGTCGATGGCCCTGAAATCGAGGGCGCTAAGGTCGACGGGGCCGGTGCGCCGCCGGGATCCGTCTCGTCGGAACGAAGGCCGGTGAGACGAGAAGGCTGCATCATATAGCTCGCACAGGCTCGTACGGTCGGAGTGCGGTTCCTCGTATAGAGTCAGATTTCGCGTCTCGGTCGCGTCGGAGGGAGTCTCATCACGGTTCGACGTAACCTCGCTTCTTTCCGAAATATCAAAGGTGAAGCGAGCCTCGAAACGATCGGGACTCAAAAGTGGGGCCGATCGAGAGCAATCGTCCGGCGGATGTTGATCCGCATCCGAGTCGAGGGGTAAAGGACGCAGCGCAGTTCGGCGCGGCGACGTGTCCTCCGAGTCCGTGGAGCGCTCGGAGCGCGGTGCGTGGCACACGTGGCGCCGGCCCAGCGCCGGCTGCGAACCCAGCGGCGGCCGCCGACAGCACGTGCGCTCGTGCCTCACGTCGGAGCCGCTGCTGCCGGTCGACTTTGAGTGCGGGGGCCGGCGACGGCGGTCGTCCTCTCTTCCGTACAGCGAAGTGAAATCCTCCGAACAGAACTTTTCGAAGAGCTCCTGCGAGCTGAGCCTCGTCGAGCCGGTCGCGTTGTAGAACGCCTCGGTCGGCGAGCGCTCGGCTCGCTCGTAAAGGGCACTCGAGCTCGCCCGTTTAGACTTGTCCAGACCGAACTTATATATCCTAGGTAAGCGACGTTCGAACACGCCCTGGGAGTGGGCGCGCGCGGGCCCGCGCGGGTGCGCGTCGGCCAGCGCGCGGTCCGTGGAGCCCGCGCGCGGGGCGGGCGCGCACGGGGGGGAGGTGGCGAACTCCGGTTCGTAGTCGTCCTCGTCGGCGTCGGCGGAGGGCCCGGAGCGCTCGAGCGAGCCGCGCGCGCACTCGCAGTCGTCGCGCTCGTCGCGCTCGTCGCTCACGTCGCCCTCGTCGAAGGACGGCGCGCGGGGCCCTCGGCCGAAGGCGCGGCGCCGCTCGTCGGCGGCGGCGTCGTCGTCCTCGAGGCGGAAGGAGCGGCGCAGGGGCGGGCGgtcgcggcgcgggcggcgcggcgcctcCACGGCCACGGTGGAGGCGTGCGGCAGGGGCGGGCGCGCGGCGGGCAGCAGGCGGTCCAGCGACAGGCCGCGCTTGggccgcgcgccgcgctgctGCTGGCGCTTGGCGTCGCGCGGCGCCGCCGCGGGGCTGGTCTCCTCGGGCGTGGTGGGCAGCGCCGCGCCGCGACCGAACTCGATGAACCAGAGTTCGTCCTTAAGTTCGCACT
The sequence above is drawn from the Anticarsia gemmatalis isolate Benzon Research Colony breed Stoneville strain chromosome 17, ilAntGemm2 primary, whole genome shotgun sequence genome and encodes:
- the LOC142980106 gene encoding uncharacterized protein LOC142980106, whose translation is MYLITILSQVFPQFGSGFHRITCVCSTYLYWQSFISKLSCQVYHMEATEDTDIITKDQATVDTVQVAAPKDLVPETHINKTLAQASPFLMVRMPAGFGPSQSIPYGYGPGQSGPQGYGPGQSIPFGYGPGQFGPGNSGPGQFGPGQSGPGNFGPGNSGPGGFSQGSFPGQGGHGGYKEHGY